In Candidatus Woesearchaeota archaeon, the genomic stretch ATCATAGACTACGCTATCCTGCTCGAAAAAATCAAAGCTGCTCCGCAACGATTACAATTCATACTAAAAAAGACAAAGGAAATCAAAGCATTGTGTAAACAAGAACACTTCGAAATGATTCATGAAGACGCGGAAGGGTTAAGTATTTTTGTCACGTACAAAACAGACAAAGAAAAAGAACACATAATAGAGTTCTGTAAAAAACAGAAACTGGAGTACAAAGAATGTCCATTATACATTAAGGTTTTAGAAAAAGCGATTTCTATTGAAGTGAAACGATTGACAGAATAAAAAAAATCCCTGCTGAGCAACGTCCGTCACTCAGCAAAAAAACAAATTCTTCGATTGAGCCATCGAATGTTTTGTTCAAAGTTAATTCTGGATGAACCAACCATAAACAAAGCCTATGATCATTATTGAGCTTTTTTCTGCGCAAATCCTTTTGGCGCTGTTCTGTACACTTCCTGAGATTTGTACAATTGCTGTAAGCTAATCCCATTGTATAATCTACCGCTTGCGTAATTGTTTGTCTTATACGTGCTCAAGATGCGCGTTGTCAAGTTGAAAAAGGCAAAGCTAATGCCGAGCAACACAAACGAAACAACATTTGTCCATGTAGGGAAATGTGCAATGTACATGATCAAGGGGAAAAACAATGCGCTGACAAAAAACACGCTGACAAAAAACAGGTTTTGTAAAATGCGCTGTGATTTTCTGTGGTTCATCATGCGGTCAATGCCAGTAAGGACTTTGACAAGCGTTTCCTGGGTGTGGCGTATTTTTTTGTAGATCACGACAAGCGCGAGGAGAGTGATAACAACAAAGCCAGCATGGATCAAATAGATGATTGTTGAAGAGAGTTCAAATGTCTGTGCAAGACCAACTCCTTTGTCCCAGCCAACAAAAATGTATGCAAGCAGCAATAAGGAAAATGCGGTGCTGAAAAATGCTGTTTTGAATTTCTTTGTTTCAGCGTTTTCTGTGTCAATCTGGTCAAAAAAGCTGCGGACATACGTTGCGAGCTGTGAAAAGCTGTTGTTCAAATACATAGGGGTTTTTGTTGCGCTCCATACATCACTGACACGGCTGCTGGACGCGACGCTGATCGACATAATGATTGCAGTTGCGAAGATAATGACGGAAGTAATGGTCACAATATCAATGGACATGCCAAAGCCGCTGCTTTGTTTTGCGATGAGCAATGCGAATTCTCCGACAGAGATCATCGCGAGGCTGGAAAAAAAGATTTGGTTTCCTCGGAAGCCAGCGAAGACATAGCTGACAAGTCCGACTGCGATGAATCTGGATATGATGACTGCGATAAGGAGCGCGACAATGAACCATGCGTTTGGAGCGATGCTTTTGAA encodes the following:
- a CDS encoding cation:proton antiporter, which translates into the protein MESELLTLGILFFFAIVGGVIAKRFKQPAVLGLLLVGAIVGPNTLGIVSNQEWIDMIIEFGAILLLFVVGLEFDLSKLVKLGFKGVTIAVLKTGIAFFIGYQTASLFGYEPIVGIFAGAVLSFSSTVVIVKVLEQKALYNRQETPLLLTVLVIEDVLAVIALIFFSSLQNSTDANILAMVEHMIIALSTLLIAYFIMLRVSAYLFRWLIKNGSDDITTFLALGFCIGFSTLAYFLGLSPSAGAFLAGSIIASLPQAKSFEHAVAPYSLIFSSLFFIAMGTLVNFKSIAPNAWFIVALLIAVIISRFIAVGLVSYVFAGFRGNQIFFSSLAMISVGEFALLIAKQSSGFGMSIDIVTITSVIIFATAIIMSISVASSSRVSDVWSATKTPMYLNNSFSQLATYVRSFFDQIDTENAETKKFKTAFFSTAFSLLLLAYIFVGWDKGVGLAQTFELSSTIIYLIHAGFVVITLLALVVIYKKIRHTQETLVKVLTGIDRMMNHRKSQRILQNLFFVSVFFVSALFFPLIMYIAHFPTWTNVVSFVLLGISFAFFNLTTRILSTYKTNNYASGRLYNGISLQQLYKSQEVYRTAPKGFAQKKAQ